One genomic segment of Mesoterricola silvestris includes these proteins:
- a CDS encoding cell division protein FtsX translates to MVFYRLLGLLIRDVVNDLFRHRGQHFLAVLTLASGLLLAGGGLLVVQGLDRWVSRMEGLARITIFANEGGGLDQAEGQLRRDPRFASVKRISSQETTRRFLETTRDAGLMLKSLGEPIPETLELSLRPDLLAARKAIDVGESLRSLPGVGDVVVDQERLEGLQKTARLMRSALSSFGVLLLVAAGFATGNVIRMCIMTREEEITIMRLVGATEGFIRTPLLVEGGVLGLLASMVAVLGLLGLWWPVAHGMGRLSPLLVELARLGFFSPGNLALIGLIGTATGALGALWGFWTTQRAMRKSEALMEQRGA, encoded by the coding sequence ATGGTCTTCTACCGGCTCCTGGGCCTGCTGATCCGCGACGTGGTGAACGATCTGTTCCGGCACCGGGGCCAGCATTTCCTGGCCGTGCTCACCCTGGCCTCGGGCCTGCTCCTGGCCGGCGGAGGCCTGCTGGTGGTGCAGGGGCTGGACCGGTGGGTCTCGCGCATGGAGGGCCTGGCCCGCATCACCATCTTCGCCAACGAGGGCGGCGGCCTGGACCAGGCCGAAGGCCAGCTCCGCCGGGACCCGCGCTTCGCGAGCGTCAAGCGCATCTCCTCCCAGGAGACCACCCGCAGGTTCCTGGAGACCACCCGGGACGCGGGCCTCATGCTCAAGAGCCTGGGCGAGCCCATCCCCGAGACCCTGGAACTGAGCCTGCGCCCGGACCTTCTGGCGGCGCGCAAGGCCATCGACGTGGGGGAGAGCCTGCGCTCCCTGCCCGGGGTGGGTGACGTGGTGGTGGATCAGGAGCGCCTGGAGGGGCTCCAGAAGACGGCCCGCCTCATGCGGTCGGCGCTCAGTTCCTTCGGCGTCCTGCTCCTGGTGGCCGCCGGCTTCGCCACCGGCAACGTCATCCGCATGTGCATCATGACCCGCGAGGAGGAGATCACCATCATGCGCCTGGTGGGAGCCACCGAGGGCTTCATCCGCACCCCCCTCCTGGTGGAAGGCGGCGTGCTGGGCCTCCTGGCATCCATGGTGGCGGTGCTGGGCCTCCTGGGCCTATGGTGGCCCGTGGCCCACGGCATGGGCCGCCTGTCGCCCCTCCTGGTGGAACTGGCGAGGCTGGGCTTCTTCTCGCCGGGCAACCTGGCCCTGATCGGCCTCATCGGCACCGCCACCGGCGCCCTGGGCGCCCTCTGGGGCTTCTGGACCACCCAGCGGGCCATGCGCAAGTCCGAGGCCCTCATGGAGCAGCGGGGCGCCTAG